Below is a window of Rhizobium jaguaris DNA.
AGCGGCACCCGCGAGAAATCGGCAGCCGAAGCAGCTGCTATCGTCGGCGGCCTCGCGCCGCTGCTCGAGGGCGCCGATCTTGCCTTCAAGAAGGTGGATAGCCTGTTTCGCGGGCCTTGGGCAGCGGAACTCGCAGCCTGCTTTCGGCTCGGCCACTGGCGGCATTGCATTCTGGCGCCGGCCTTTCCGCATCACGGGCGGCACACAAGGGGCGGTCGGCAGGTGCTTTTTGCCGGCAACGACGCCTGGCGCGATGTCAGCGGCGACCTGGCCGCTCAACTGAGAGCGGAAGGATTGCCGGCCTTCAGCACAGCGCTCAGTGAGCACCCTGCCGATGCCGTAACATCCATACCGGAAGGCATCCATGTTTTCGATGCCCATTCGGACGACGACCTGGACGCCGTCATCGCGTGGGTTTCATCCGAGCTGCCGGGACCGGTCCTTTGGAGCGGCACCGGCGGGCTGGCTCGGGCACTAGCGCGGAATATCGATCTGGCAACGCGTCATCAATCTCATCCTGGAAAGCGCGCGGGCGAAGGGCGACCCGCGCGATCCGTGTCCGCCGTGCCTGTTTCGCGCCGGCTGCAGAGACCGGTGCTTGGCCTGTTTGGCTCGGACCAGCCGATCACGCTCGCGCAACTCCAGGCCTGCGGCCCCTATTGGCTGAAGCTTTCGGAAGGCGCGGATGCCGATACCGTCGATCGACAAATCCGGCAAAGCGGCGTCGCCATGGTCAGCGTCGATCTGCCGACAGGGCTCGAACGCGACGATGCGGCGAGGCGGATCGAGGCGACCTTCGCCGGCATAGCCAAGACACTGCCGGCTCCGGCCACGTTGATTGTCGCCGGTGGCGAAACCTTGCGAAATCTTTGCTCGGCGCTCGACGTCACAGCCCTCAGCATTACCGGCCAGGCCGCGCCAGGCCTGCCCCTCTCCACAATTGTCGGCGGTCCATGGCAAGGGACCACGGTGATCTCGAAGTCCGGCGCATTCGGGGGCCCGACCTTGTGGCGCGATCTGCTGAGTGAAAATGCTCTGATTGCCGGAGGAGAAGAACCATGACGCGGCAACGGGAGGGTGAGGCGGCCCTATCCCGCCCTTGGCGGGCGGGAAAGCAATTTCACTGGTTTAGGAATTGCGATATCTGAACCTCTATTCGCTCAATAGCTTGGCGCAATTTCTAAGCCATTGAAATTGCAAGGGCGGGGGTCCGTTACTTGCTCATTCTTGAGACCGAGCGCCCCTGCCTACCCCCTCTCTTGCAAAATCTAGCACTTAGCCTCACGGCTAAATACTGATTTTGCTTTCTCGCCCGCCGAGGGCGAGATAGGCCAAGCGCTTGTCGCATCTCCCTCACCTATTCAAATAAAAACAAGCCCGTATCCCCGCCGCAAATGAATCCCCTGACATCATTGACATCTGCGGCAACCCGCACCAATATTTAATTCGTTATGAACTAGAGGAAGTTCATATAAAAACAGGTATCGCAAGCTTTCTGGGAGTGAGCGGGCGGCGACCTGGGGAGGAGGCTCATGGGAATCCGGTGGAGCCGTGTCACGCCGCATCTGGCCGTCGCGCCGGCGGCCTTGATGACGCTCGTATTCTTTATCGGCGCCATTGCCTGGACGGTCTATCTGTCCTTCACGGCAAGCCGACGCTTTCCCGACTACGAACTGGTCGGCTGGAAACAATATTGGCGGCTGTTTCATGATGCCTCGTGGCTGTTATCGCTGCAAAACCTGGTGATCTTCGCGATCGGCAGCCTGTTTTCCATCATCCTTGGCTTCATCCTGGCCGCGATGATCGACAAGGAAGTGCACGGCGAAGGCATCTTCCGTACCATCTTTCTCTATCCGCTCGCCATATCGCTGATCGTCACCGGCCTCGTCTGGCGCTGGCTGTTCAATCCAGGCCTCGGCGTCGAAAACGTGCTGCATTCACTCGGCTGGCAAAGCGCCTCGTTCAACTGGCTGGCGAGCCAGGACACCGTCATGTTCGGCGTCATTCTCGCCGCCGTTTGGCAGTCGACCGGCTTCTTCATGGCGCTGATGCTGTCTGGACTGAAATCGATCAATACCGAGATCTGGCAGGCCGCCCGCCTCGACGGCGTGCCCTTCTGGCGGCTCTATATAGAAGTCATCATCCCGATGATGAAGCTCACCTTTTTCACCTGCATCATCCTGCTCTGCATCGGCGTGGTGAAGGCCTATGACATCATCGTCGCGATGACCAATGCCGGCCCCGGCGGCGCCTCGATCATGCCCGCCTATTTCGTCATCGACGCCTATTGGCAGAAACAGAATCTCGGCTACGCCTCGGCCGGCGCCACGATCATGCTGCTGACCACGCTCGTCCTGTTCCTGCCGCTGGTCTTGGTAACGGTCTGGAGACAGAAGAGGAGCGCGACATGACGGCGATCAGTTCCAATGCCGGCACGTCGGCCCCCTCCGCCGTCAAGGCGCGGCGGCGGCCCTTGATCCGGCCGAGCCGCGTCGTGATCTTCGTCTTCCTGCTGATGGCGGCCGCCTTCTTCGCCGTGCCGCTCTATGTCGTCATCGTCACCTCGTTCAAGACGATGGATCAGATCCGCCTCGGGCAGATCTTTTCCCTGCCCTCGCCCTGGACCACGGAAGCCTGGTCCTATGCCTGGACACAGGCCTGTTCCGGCATGAACTGCAACGGCGTGCGCGTCGGCTTCGTCAATTCGCTCTATATTCTGGCGCCGAGCCTGGTACTGACGATCTCGCTTTCGATCGTCACCGGCTATGGCCTGGCGCTCTGGAACGTCAAATGGGCGAATGGCTTCCTGTTCGTGCTGTTCATCTGCGCCTTCGTGCCGTTCCAGATCATCATGTACCCGCTGATCAAGATCGCCGGCGGCCTGCATATCTATGGCACCACCTTCGGCATCGCCGTCATTCACAGCGTCCTGTCTCTACCCTTTCTGACGCTGATCTTCCGCAATTATTTCCGCGGCCTGCCGCCGCAGATCATCGCGGCGGCGATGATCGATTCCGGCTCCTTCTGGCGCATCTTCTTCGAGATCGTCCTGCCGATGTCGGGCAATATCATGGTCGTCGTGCTGATCCTGATGATCACGGGCATCTGGAACGACTTCCTCGTCGGCCTCACCTTCGGCGCGCAGGACACGCAGCCGATGACGGTGGTGCTGAACAACATCACCGTGACGACGACGGGCGCCAAGAACTACGCGGTCGACATGGCCTCGGCGCTGCTCACCGCCCTGCCCCCGCTCGTCATCTATTTCGTTCTCGGCAAATTCTTCGTCCAGGGCATCACCGCCGGCGCAATCAAGGGATAGCGTAATGCCGACCATTGCCTTCAATAATATCGTCAAGAAATTCGGCGCTCTCACCGTCATCGAAAACCTCAACCTGGAGATCGGCGACGGCGAATTCCTCGTCCTGCTCGGCCCCTCCGGCTGCGGCAAGACGACCCTGCTCAATCTGCTGGCAGGACTTTTGGAGATCGACGGCGGCGAGATCAGGATCGGCGAGCGCGATGTCAGCTATCTCGATCCGAAGGACCGCGGCCTTGCCATGGTCTTCCAGTCCTATGCGCTCTATCCGACCAAGACCGTGCGCGGCAACATGAACTTCGGCCTTTCTTCGCGGGGCATTTCCAGGGAGGAGGCCGACAAGCGCATTGCCTGGGCTGCGAAGCTCCTGCAGATCGAGCACCTGCTCGACCGCAAGCCATCGCAACTATCAGGCGGTCAGCGCCAGCGCGTCGCCATCGGCCGGGCACTGGTGAAACAGTACGGCGTCTGCCTGTTCGACGAGCCGCTCTCCAATCTCGACGCCAAGCTGCGCAACGAGATGCGCATCGAGATCAAGAAACTGCATAACCAGTTGAAGAACACCGTCGTCTACGTCACCCACGATCAGGTCGAGGCCATGACGATGGCCACGAAGATCGCGGTCATGGACAAGGGCGTCATCCAGCAGTTCGGCACGCCGGACCAGATCTACAACGAGCCCGCCAATCTCTTCGTCGCCGATTTCGTCGGTTCCCCGGCAATGAATGTGCTCAATTGCACGGTCAAGCAGAACGGTAGCGGCCTTGTCGCGGTCGATGAGCCGAACGCCGTCTCGATCAACCTCGATGCTTACAAATGGAAGAACAAGGGCGTGGCCGGCAGCGCGGTCAAGGTCGGCTTTCGCGCCGAGGATTTCTTCACGGAGCCGCATGAGGACGGCGGCGAGACCGTGCGATTCGACTGCCCCGTCGAATATTTCGAGAAGTCCGGCGCGGATGCCTTCGCGTTCCTGACGCTTGCCGGGCGGACGATCGCCGTTCGCATCGATGGCCGCAATGCCAATCGCTACCGTGGCCGCACGGATCTGCCGGTCTATCTGCCGCTCGACAAGCTGAATGTTTTCGACGCGCAGACGGGGCAGCGGCTTTGAGGCCTCAAGTTTTCTGAAGACAATTCTGATGGGAGGAAGGAAGCATGATGAAGTGGAAAGCTTTAGGTCTGGCCGCGGCGTTGCTGGCGGGCACGGTGCTTGGCGGCACGGCTTCGGCCGATGAGGTCGTCGTCTATCATACCTGGTCCAAACCCTCCGAAATCGCCGCGCTCGGCGTATTGCGGGACGCCTGGGGCAAGGACGGACACCAGTGGAAGGACCTGTCGATCGCCCATGATTCCGGCGCCAATGTCAGCCTGATGAACATGATCACCGGCGGCAATCCGCCCGCGATCTTCATGAACTCCGATCCCGGCATCTATCGCGACCTGACCAAGCAGGGCCTCGGCGTGCCCCTGACGAAACTCTTCGACAGCATCGGCGCCACCAAGAACTTTCCGCCGGCCGTCCTGAAAAACATCACGGTCGACGGTGAGATCATGAAGGCGCCGGCGACGGTCCATATCGATGGCATGATCTACTACAACAAGCATGTCGCCGAAGCGACCGGCGTCGATCCCAAGTCCTGGAAATCCCTCGACGATCTCTTTGCTGATTTCGACAAAGTGAAAGCCAAGGGCTATATCCCGATCGCACAAGGGGGCGACCAGTTCCAGAAGGCCTACCTCCTGCAGGCAGTGATCGCCTCCGAGGAAGGCCCAGATATCTACAATCGCTTCTACGGCGAAAAACCCGACAAGAGCGTGATCGACACGCCGGAAATGCGCACCGCGCTGAAGCGCTTCCGCCAGATCCAGCAGCATACCGATCCTGGCTCGCCCAATCGCCAATGGAACGACACGACCAACCTTGTCATCACCGGCAAGGCACTGCTGCAGATCCACGGCGACTGGATGAAGGGTGAATTCCTCGCCGCCAACCAGAAGCTCGGCACCGATTTCGACTGCATCAACATCCCCGGCACCAAGGCCGTGGTCGTGACGGTCGATGCCTGGGGCTTCCTCAACACCAATAATGCCGACACCGCCAAGGCGCAGGAGGACTTCGCCAAGCTCGACGTCGATCCGAAAATCAACGCCGCCTTCGTCTTGAAGAAGGGCGCAAGCCCGGTCCGCACCGATGTCGACACCTCCAATCTCGACGCCTGCAACAAGCTCGTCCTCGAAACGCTGAAGGACCCGAACAAGCAGGTCTCCAACCCCTTCAACACCGCCGATGCCGACTGGTATCGAACGATCTGGGAGCAGGCCGACAAATATTGGAGCGACCCGAACCGCACCGAGGACGATTTCGTCAAGGCGATGCAGGATGCCTATGATCAGATCTTCTGATCGAGCTTGAGAAGCAATCGTATCTGAACCCGGCGAGAGCGATTTCGCCGGGTATTTTTGTTTCGCGGCGGGAATTTCCGAGCGCCTCGCAAGACGGCCGGATCAAGTCTGCCGAAGGGATCGCTCGCAGCGTGCTTTGTGCCCATGCTTTATGATTGTCATAACGATCACGCAGCAGCTAATAGTTATGTCATACCGGTCTAATTGAGATTGAGTTTCTCAATGAGTGACAGAACTCCAGATGAATCCGACATCGAAAGCCGCCCGCCGGAGCGCTCGGCGCCGGCTGATGCGTCCGGCCCGGTCCTCACCTACAAGAAAATGACCGCAAGCGTCATTTCATGGATCGATCGGATCGACCCAGGCGTTCACCGTCGCATCAAAGGGCTCCGGCTTGTCACGGCCTACGGCATCGCAGCTCTGCTCGGCACGCTTCACGATCTGACGCATCTCACCGGTGCCGCTTCCGTAAGTGTACTCGCCGGCGGCATCGCGCTTTGGGCGAGTGTTTCGGAAGCGCGGACGTCGCGTTTCGAATCGAGCCGGGATATCGCACTTCTTACCGCATCTGCGACAGCCGGTGCACTTGTTATGGCCGTAAGTGCGCCTGCTCTCAACGGAACCGGGCTTCCCGGCGTTGAACTCATATTGGCGAGTGGTGCATTCCTTGTCGGCTATCTCAAACGCTTTGGAATTCTTGGCGGCGGGATTGGGTCGCAGGTCTATATTGGCCAACTTCTTGCCTATGGCACGGGTCTCACGGCGTCGGACCTAAGGGCCATCGTGGCGGCAGGCCTGATTGCGACCGTCGCGGCAATGGTTCCTCGTCTGCTGAGCGGGCCTGCCGAGCGACCGGTTCTTCCGCCCACCATGGCGATGCCGAAAAGCGCCGAGCGCGGCTGGTGCTCGCCAGAATTGATAACCGGGTTGCAGGCGGCCGTTGCCGCCATCGCCATCGTCGCGTCGCGCGACAAGTTCGGCATGCAGGAATCCGCTTGGGCCATCACGGCCTGCACTTATACCGTCACAAATTCGTTCACCGGAACAATGGAGCGTACTCGCGGACGCTTGATCGGTACGATGATCGGCGTTCCCTTGGGTCTTGCCTGGCTCCCGATTGCCGCAGATGTCCAAATCCTGATCTGGATCATGGCGGCA
It encodes the following:
- a CDS encoding four-carbon acid sugar kinase family protein, whose translation is MPTLRLIADDLTGALDTAVEFVGVYGPIEVQREDALPVSLPDCLAIDSGTREKSAAEAAAIVGGLAPLLEGADLAFKKVDSLFRGPWAAELAACFRLGHWRHCILAPAFPHHGRHTRGGRQVLFAGNDAWRDVSGDLAAQLRAEGLPAFSTALSEHPADAVTSIPEGIHVFDAHSDDDLDAVIAWVSSELPGPVLWSGTGGLARALARNIDLATRHQSHPGKRAGEGRPARSVSAVPVSRRLQRPVLGLFGSDQPITLAQLQACGPYWLKLSEGADADTVDRQIRQSGVAMVSVDLPTGLERDDAARRIEATFAGIAKTLPAPATLIVAGGETLRNLCSALDVTALSITGQAAPGLPLSTIVGGPWQGTTVISKSGAFGGPTLWRDLLSENALIAGGEEP
- a CDS encoding carbohydrate ABC transporter permease — encoded protein: MGIRWSRVTPHLAVAPAALMTLVFFIGAIAWTVYLSFTASRRFPDYELVGWKQYWRLFHDASWLLSLQNLVIFAIGSLFSIILGFILAAMIDKEVHGEGIFRTIFLYPLAISLIVTGLVWRWLFNPGLGVENVLHSLGWQSASFNWLASQDTVMFGVILAAVWQSTGFFMALMLSGLKSINTEIWQAARLDGVPFWRLYIEVIIPMMKLTFFTCIILLCIGVVKAYDIIVAMTNAGPGGASIMPAYFVIDAYWQKQNLGYASAGATIMLLTTLVLFLPLVLVTVWRQKRSAT
- a CDS encoding carbohydrate ABC transporter permease, which codes for MTAISSNAGTSAPSAVKARRRPLIRPSRVVIFVFLLMAAAFFAVPLYVVIVTSFKTMDQIRLGQIFSLPSPWTTEAWSYAWTQACSGMNCNGVRVGFVNSLYILAPSLVLTISLSIVTGYGLALWNVKWANGFLFVLFICAFVPFQIIMYPLIKIAGGLHIYGTTFGIAVIHSVLSLPFLTLIFRNYFRGLPPQIIAAAMIDSGSFWRIFFEIVLPMSGNIMVVVLILMITGIWNDFLVGLTFGAQDTQPMTVVLNNITVTTTGAKNYAVDMASALLTALPPLVIYFVLGKFFVQGITAGAIKG
- a CDS encoding ABC transporter ATP-binding protein gives rise to the protein MPTIAFNNIVKKFGALTVIENLNLEIGDGEFLVLLGPSGCGKTTLLNLLAGLLEIDGGEIRIGERDVSYLDPKDRGLAMVFQSYALYPTKTVRGNMNFGLSSRGISREEADKRIAWAAKLLQIEHLLDRKPSQLSGGQRQRVAIGRALVKQYGVCLFDEPLSNLDAKLRNEMRIEIKKLHNQLKNTVVYVTHDQVEAMTMATKIAVMDKGVIQQFGTPDQIYNEPANLFVADFVGSPAMNVLNCTVKQNGSGLVAVDEPNAVSINLDAYKWKNKGVAGSAVKVGFRAEDFFTEPHEDGGETVRFDCPVEYFEKSGADAFAFLTLAGRTIAVRIDGRNANRYRGRTDLPVYLPLDKLNVFDAQTGQRL
- a CDS encoding ABC transporter substrate-binding protein — encoded protein: MMKWKALGLAAALLAGTVLGGTASADEVVVYHTWSKPSEIAALGVLRDAWGKDGHQWKDLSIAHDSGANVSLMNMITGGNPPAIFMNSDPGIYRDLTKQGLGVPLTKLFDSIGATKNFPPAVLKNITVDGEIMKAPATVHIDGMIYYNKHVAEATGVDPKSWKSLDDLFADFDKVKAKGYIPIAQGGDQFQKAYLLQAVIASEEGPDIYNRFYGEKPDKSVIDTPEMRTALKRFRQIQQHTDPGSPNRQWNDTTNLVITGKALLQIHGDWMKGEFLAANQKLGTDFDCINIPGTKAVVVTVDAWGFLNTNNADTAKAQEDFAKLDVDPKINAAFVLKKGASPVRTDVDTSNLDACNKLVLETLKDPNKQVSNPFNTADADWYRTIWEQADKYWSDPNRTEDDFVKAMQDAYDQIF
- a CDS encoding FUSC family protein encodes the protein MSDRTPDESDIESRPPERSAPADASGPVLTYKKMTASVISWIDRIDPGVHRRIKGLRLVTAYGIAALLGTLHDLTHLTGAASVSVLAGGIALWASVSEARTSRFESSRDIALLTASATAGALVMAVSAPALNGTGLPGVELILASGAFLVGYLKRFGILGGGIGSQVYIGQLLAYGTGLTASDLRAIVAAGLIATVAAMVPRLLSGPAERPVLPPTMAMPKSAERGWCSPELITGLQAAVAAIAIVASRDKFGMQESAWAITACTYTVTNSFTGTMERTRGRLIGTMIGVPLGLAWLPIAADVQILIWIMAAIAMIIYAMALPERYDIACAAFAFALVVTLAASGEYSAWVLAARIWETFIGAALGVASAILLLPLRKRYFEG